Proteins encoded within one genomic window of Bradyrhizobium sp. CB1717:
- a CDS encoding twin-arginine translocation pathway signal → MAASLSASLRCCGALLVLLAGGAVLAGCAGISETVAPAFADPARYELYDCKQLETERKGLAARTADLQRLMDKAQTGAGGAVVSELAYRNDYVAVRGQAQLAEDAWRRNRCRETPPDAKPPASTPQPPVIKPAPTRSGSAAR, encoded by the coding sequence ATGGCTGCTTCGCTTTCCGCTTCCCTGCGCTGTTGCGGCGCGCTTCTCGTGCTGCTCGCCGGCGGCGCGGTCTTGGCCGGCTGCGCCGGCATCAGTGAGACGGTCGCACCCGCCTTTGCCGATCCCGCCAGGTACGAATTGTACGATTGCAAGCAGCTCGAGACCGAGCGCAAGGGGCTCGCCGCTCGCACGGCCGATTTGCAGAGACTGATGGACAAGGCGCAGACCGGGGCCGGCGGGGCTGTCGTGTCCGAGCTCGCCTATCGCAACGACTATGTCGCGGTGCGCGGGCAGGCGCAGCTCGCCGAAGACGCCTGGCGCCGCAACAGGTGCCGGGAGACGCCGCCCGATGCAAAGCCGCCGGCCTCGACTCCGCAGCCGCCGGTGATCAAGCCCGCCCCGACGAGATCCGGCAGCGCCGCGCGCTGA
- a CDS encoding FAD-dependent monooxygenase, with product MALSRTIVIAGAGIGGLTAALALAARGFRIVVLEKAERLEEVGAGLQLSPNASRVLVELGLTERLKLRAVVPEAVSIMSARAGGELLRMPLGEAASLRAGAPYWVVHRADLQSALAGAVADHPDIDLKLGATFEDVAPHAKGLTVVHRSGTIRRSDLASALIGADGIWSTVRQHLFPEVQPRFSGLIAWRGTFDATQLPKDYTARRVQLWMGANAHLVAYPIAGGRQINVVAVLPGTWNRPGWSTPGEPREVMDAFAAPRWPPAARMMLSAVDGWRKWALFGVPDGCPWSKGPVALLGDAVHAMLPFAAQGAGMAIEDAAVLAQRVSLEAAESSAGITAALKQYGAARQARVRRVQRTARQQGRIYHFSGPLAIARDLAIRALGPDRMLARQDWIYGWRP from the coding sequence GTGGCGCTCTCCCGAACGATTGTCATCGCCGGTGCCGGCATCGGTGGACTGACGGCGGCGCTTGCGCTTGCCGCGCGCGGCTTCCGCATCGTCGTGCTGGAAAAGGCCGAGCGCCTCGAGGAAGTCGGCGCCGGCCTGCAGCTCTCCCCCAATGCCAGCCGCGTGCTGGTCGAGCTCGGCCTCACCGAGCGCCTCAAGCTGCGCGCCGTCGTTCCCGAGGCGGTCTCGATCATGAGCGCGCGGGCCGGCGGCGAGTTGCTGCGCATGCCGCTCGGCGAAGCAGCCTCGCTGCGCGCCGGCGCCCCCTATTGGGTGGTGCATCGTGCCGATCTGCAATCCGCGCTGGCCGGCGCGGTCGCCGACCATCCCGATATCGACCTGAAGCTGGGGGCAACCTTCGAGGACGTCGCGCCTCATGCCAAGGGACTGACCGTGGTCCATCGCAGCGGCACGATCCGCCGCAGCGATCTCGCCAGCGCCCTGATCGGGGCCGACGGCATCTGGTCGACGGTACGCCAGCATCTGTTTCCCGAGGTGCAGCCGCGCTTCTCCGGGCTGATCGCCTGGCGCGGCACGTTCGATGCCACGCAGCTGCCGAAGGACTACACCGCCCGGCGGGTGCAGCTCTGGATGGGGGCGAACGCTCATCTCGTCGCCTATCCGATCGCAGGCGGACGCCAGATCAACGTGGTCGCGGTGCTGCCGGGCACCTGGAACAGGCCGGGCTGGAGCACGCCCGGCGAACCGCGCGAGGTGATGGACGCGTTCGCCGCGCCGCGCTGGCCGCCGGCGGCGCGGATGATGCTATCCGCGGTCGACGGCTGGCGGAAATGGGCGCTGTTCGGCGTGCCCGACGGCTGCCCCTGGAGCAAGGGCCCGGTCGCGCTGCTCGGCGACGCCGTCCATGCGATGCTGCCCTTCGCCGCGCAAGGCGCCGGCATGGCGATCGAGGACGCCGCCGTGCTTGCGCAGCGCGTGAGCCTCGAGGCCGCCGAGAGCAGCGCGGGCATCACCGCCGCGCTGAAGCAATATGGCGCCGCGCGCCAGGCCCGCGTGCGGCGGGTGCAGCGGACCGCGCGGCAGCAGGGCCGCATCTATCATTTCAGCGGGCCGCTCGCGATCGCGCGCGATCTTGCGATCCGTGCGCTCGGCCCGGACCGCATGCTGGCGCGGCAGGACTGGATCTACGGCTGGCGGCCCTGA
- a CDS encoding zinc-finger domain-containing protein translates to MSDHVVPHFHNDAGVPVIEIGSQEFMCVGANPPFDHPHVFLDLGNDNEIICPYCSTLYRFAADLKAGEARPPECVLKDKVA, encoded by the coding sequence ATGTCCGACCATGTCGTCCCGCACTTCCATAACGATGCCGGTGTCCCCGTCATCGAGATCGGCTCGCAAGAGTTCATGTGCGTGGGCGCCAACCCTCCGTTCGATCATCCGCACGTCTTTCTCGACCTCGGCAACGACAACGAGATCATCTGCCCTTACTGCTCGACGCTGTACCGCTTCGCGGCCGACCTGAAGGCGGGCGAAGCCCGCCCGCCGGAATGCGTCCTGAAGGACAAGGTGGCCTGA
- a CDS encoding alpha/beta hydrolase translates to MPSFHNGAVEIAYLDEGEGDPIILVHGFASSKNVNWVYPTWVSELRKNGRRVIALDNRGHGESAKLYEPAQYSIPTMAGDVLALMDHLAIPQADIMGYSMGGRMTAWLGLNEPQRLRSAILGGIGIGGLIEGTGPGENVAKALEVPSLDDVTDPVGRTFRAFADQTRSDRKALAACLRGTRDLMTRQEAARIEVPVLIAVGSTDDVAGSAGALGAIIPGSEVLDIPGRDHMRAVGDKVYKTGVLDFLSRRS, encoded by the coding sequence ATGCCGAGCTTTCACAACGGCGCCGTTGAAATTGCCTATCTCGACGAAGGCGAGGGCGATCCGATCATCCTGGTGCACGGCTTTGCCTCGAGCAAGAACGTGAACTGGGTCTATCCGACCTGGGTCTCGGAGCTGCGCAAGAACGGCCGCCGCGTGATTGCGCTCGACAATCGCGGCCATGGCGAAAGTGCAAAGCTCTACGAGCCCGCGCAATATTCGATTCCGACCATGGCCGGCGACGTGCTGGCGCTGATGGATCATCTCGCGATCCCGCAGGCCGATATCATGGGATACTCCATGGGCGGACGGATGACGGCCTGGCTCGGCCTCAACGAGCCGCAGCGCCTGCGCTCGGCGATCCTGGGCGGCATCGGCATCGGCGGCCTGATCGAGGGCACCGGCCCCGGCGAGAACGTGGCGAAGGCGCTGGAAGTGCCTTCGCTCGACGACGTCACCGATCCCGTCGGGCGCACGTTTCGCGCGTTCGCCGATCAGACCCGGTCCGACCGCAAGGCGCTCGCCGCGTGCCTGCGCGGCACGCGCGATCTCATGACGAGGCAGGAGGCCGCGCGGATCGAGGTGCCCGTGCTGATCGCGGTCGGCTCCACCGACGACGTCGCGGGATCCGCCGGCGCGCTCGGCGCCATCATCCCCGGTTCGGAAGTGCTCGACATCCCGGGTCGCGATCACATGCGCGCGGTCGGCGACAAGGTCTACAAGACCGGCGTGCTGGACTTCCTCTCACGCCGCAGCTGA
- the cysE gene encoding serine O-acetyltransferase: MAVHQVNPGGKLASLDPIWDRIRGEAEDIVHREPELATFIYSTVLHHSRLEDSVIHRLADRLDHSALSGDLVRQTYDEALRDDPDLGNAFRADLVAVYDRDPATSRFIDPLLYFKGFHAIQTHRLAHWLWLKGRKDFAYYLQSRASAVFQTDINPAARIGRGIFLDHATGFVCGETAVIEDDVSILHGVTLGGTGKENEDRHPKIRHGVLIGAGAKILGNIEIGHCARIAAGSVVVKPVPHNVTVAGVPAKIVGEAGCAEPSRTMDQMINAMGL, encoded by the coding sequence ATGGCAGTGCATCAGGTCAATCCGGGAGGAAAGCTCGCATCGCTCGATCCGATCTGGGACCGGATCCGGGGCGAAGCGGAGGACATCGTCCATCGCGAGCCCGAGCTTGCGACCTTCATCTACTCGACGGTGCTGCATCACAGCCGCCTCGAGGATTCGGTGATCCACCGTCTCGCCGACCGGCTCGATCACTCCGCGCTGTCGGGCGATCTCGTGCGCCAGACCTATGACGAAGCGCTGCGCGACGATCCCGATCTCGGCAACGCCTTCCGCGCCGATCTCGTCGCCGTCTACGATCGCGATCCCGCCACCTCGCGCTTCATCGATCCCTTGCTCTACTTCAAGGGCTTCCATGCCATCCAGACCCATCGCCTCGCGCACTGGCTCTGGCTGAAGGGCCGCAAGGACTTCGCGTATTATCTCCAGAGCCGCGCCTCGGCGGTGTTCCAGACCGACATCAATCCCGCTGCGCGCATCGGCCGTGGCATCTTCCTCGATCACGCCACCGGTTTCGTCTGCGGCGAGACGGCGGTCATCGAGGACGACGTCTCGATCCTCCACGGCGTCACGCTCGGCGGCACCGGCAAGGAGAACGAGGACCGCCATCCCAAGATTCGCCACGGCGTGCTGATCGGCGCGGGTGCAAAAATTCTCGGCAACATCGAGATCGGCCATTGCGCGCGCATCGCGGCGGGCTCGGTCGTCGTGAAGCCGGTGCCGCACAACGTCACGGTCGCCGGCGTGCCCGCCAAGATCGTCGGCGAAGCCGGCTGCGCCGAGCCGTCGCGCACCATGGATCAGATGATCAACGCGATGGGGCTTTGA
- a CDS encoding DUF3126 family protein produces MDVKEVRKLDAYLKRVFGNPKIRVVPRPKKDDSAEVYIGEEFIGVLFVDDEDDDRSFQFQMAILEDDLVDQE; encoded by the coding sequence GTGGACGTCAAAGAAGTCAGAAAGCTGGACGCGTATCTGAAGCGCGTATTCGGCAATCCCAAGATCCGCGTCGTGCCGCGGCCGAAGAAGGATGATTCCGCCGAGGTCTATATCGGCGAGGAATTCATCGGCGTGCTCTTCGTCGACGACGAGGATGATGATCGCTCGTTCCAGTTCCAGATGGCGATCCTCGAGGACGATCTCGTCGATCAGGAATAG
- a CDS encoding FAD-dependent oxidoreductase: MTGSAASELRIAVVGSGPSGFYTTEALLRSGAPVTVDMFERLPVPYGLVRFGVAPDHPKLKQVTMAFDRIAKAPGFRFIGGVKVGDDVSVGELREAYDAVVLATGAELSRPLGIPGEALPGSHSAGDFVAWYNGHPEFRDLQFDFDHEAAIVIGHGNVALDVARILAKTADELRQTDIARHALDVLAESRIREIHVIGRGGPAQAKFSAKELRDFLELGACDTAVDGRDVAPDEFEPQPPGDPELIEKLALLRGFSQHAVTKPRRCLVRFGLSPLAIKGRGRVETVSFRQRSGAVEDIACGLVFSSVGRRTTPVAGVPYDDDRGVHANMDGRVANGGSVIDGLYVCGWSKRGPSGTIGTNRGCGIATAEAVLADLVHRRTRSDTPEALLSRVVNRVARIVSYPDWMTIDTAEKCRGALLGKPREKFVTIPDMLAAVGA; the protein is encoded by the coding sequence ATGACGGGTTCTGCTGCGAGCGAACTGCGTATCGCCGTCGTCGGCAGCGGACCCAGCGGCTTCTACACGACCGAGGCCCTGTTGCGCTCGGGCGCGCCCGTGACCGTCGACATGTTCGAACGGCTTCCCGTGCCGTACGGGCTGGTGCGGTTCGGCGTTGCCCCCGACCATCCAAAGCTCAAGCAGGTCACGATGGCCTTCGACAGGATCGCGAAAGCGCCTGGCTTTCGTTTCATCGGCGGCGTCAAAGTCGGAGACGATGTCTCCGTCGGCGAGCTCCGCGAGGCCTATGACGCTGTCGTGCTTGCAACCGGCGCCGAACTGAGCCGACCTCTCGGCATTCCGGGCGAAGCTCTGCCCGGAAGCCACAGCGCAGGTGATTTCGTCGCGTGGTACAACGGCCACCCGGAATTCCGCGACCTCCAGTTCGATTTCGACCATGAGGCTGCGATCGTCATCGGTCATGGCAATGTCGCGCTCGACGTCGCACGCATTCTCGCCAAGACAGCCGACGAGCTGCGCCAGACCGACATCGCGCGCCACGCGCTCGATGTGCTGGCGGAGAGCCGGATTCGCGAAATCCATGTCATCGGCCGCGGCGGACCGGCGCAGGCGAAATTCAGCGCGAAGGAATTGCGTGACTTCCTCGAACTCGGCGCATGCGACACGGCTGTCGACGGCCGCGACGTCGCGCCGGACGAGTTCGAACCGCAGCCCCCCGGAGATCCGGAGCTGATCGAAAAGCTGGCGCTGCTGCGCGGCTTCTCGCAGCATGCCGTGACCAAGCCACGGCGCTGTCTCGTTCGCTTTGGCCTGTCGCCCCTCGCGATCAAGGGTCGCGGCCGGGTCGAAACGGTCTCATTCAGGCAGCGGTCAGGCGCCGTCGAGGACATCGCTTGCGGCCTCGTCTTCAGCAGCGTCGGCCGACGAACGACGCCTGTCGCCGGCGTTCCCTACGATGACGATCGCGGCGTCCATGCCAACATGGATGGACGTGTCGCGAACGGTGGTTCGGTGATCGATGGGCTCTATGTCTGCGGATGGAGCAAGCGCGGGCCGAGCGGCACGATCGGCACCAATCGCGGCTGCGGGATCGCCACTGCAGAGGCCGTCCTGGCCGATCTCGTCCACCGGCGGACGCGTTCGGACACGCCCGAGGCATTGCTTTCGCGCGTGGTCAACCGCGTCGCACGGATCGTGAGCTATCCGGACTGGATGACGATCGATACGGCCGAGAAATGCAGGGGAGCGTTGCTCGGCAAGCCGCGAGAGAAATTCGTCACGATCCCCGACATGCTCGCAGCAGTGGGCGCGTGA
- a CDS encoding ferredoxin family protein — protein sequence MTYVVTDNCRGCRYTECVTVCPVECFHVDDAMTYIDPENCIDCGGCAPACPVGAIEPDYRLAADKKYWIDVNRKRAAETPVISARLAPLPGADARKLELGR from the coding sequence ATGACATATGTGGTCACCGACAATTGCCGCGGCTGCCGATATACCGAATGCGTCACGGTCTGCCCGGTGGAGTGTTTTCACGTCGACGACGCCATGACCTATATCGATCCGGAAAACTGCATCGACTGCGGCGGCTGTGCACCGGCCTGTCCGGTGGGCGCGATCGAGCCGGACTATCGCCTGGCCGCGGACAAGAAGTACTGGATCGACGTCAATCGGAAACGCGCGGCCGAGACTCCCGTCATCAGCGCACGTCTTGCGCCGCTGCCGGGCGCCGACGCGCGCAAGCTGGAACTGGGTCGATGA